Proteins co-encoded in one Pseudoliparis swirei isolate HS2019 ecotype Mariana Trench chromosome 7, NWPU_hadal_v1, whole genome shotgun sequence genomic window:
- the gapvd1 gene encoding GTPase-activating protein and VPS9 domain-containing protein 1 isoform X10 — MVKPDIHTLAHHLKQERLYVASEKLLIQRLNSDVLKTAERLYRTAWIAKQQRINLDRLILTSVEASPAECCQHANMLEDTQFVDGYKTLGFQETIYGEFMARLRENPRLVASCLVAGEKLSHEHTQGVAYTVFTSLYGNCIMQEDESYLLQVLRYLVEFELKESDNPRRLLRRGTCAFSILFKLFSEGLYSAKLFLTATLHEPIMQLLVEDEDHLEIDPAKVTERLTPAQHERFGEKGSEGYKQRVQAAVEDNEAKLVALVNKFIGYLKQNTYCFPHSLRWIVSQMYKTLSCVERLEVGEVRTMCTDLLLTCFICPAIVNPEQYGIISDAPINEVARFNLMQVGQLLQQLAMTDDNADPRRKSSLSKFDKSCVAAFLDVVIGGRAVETPPMSSMNLLEGLSRTAVYISHNHLLVLVDFVRSVIAGDHLREEEHMALENLVANVPQSRTVKSNSLELTPSNTPQLSPATTPANKKNRLPIAARSRSRTNIAQEGEAEASSQESLQELMPEEVLVISLGTGPQSVPGMMSENEVLNLQMADGAQADGHADDTKQHGKPDKTLRFSLCSDNLEGISEGPSNRSNSVSSLDLEGESVSELGAGPSGSNGVEALQLLEHEQATTQDNLDDKLRKFEIRDMMGLTDDRDISETVSETWSTDVLGSDFDPNMDEDRLQEIAGAAAENMLGSLLCLPGSGSVLLDPFGSTISETTSEAWSVEVLPSDSEAPDLKQEERLQELESCSGVGSTSDDTEVREVSSRPSTPGLSVVSGISATSEDIPNKIEDLRSECSSDFGGKDSVTSPDGEESGHGANHLTSPQSQADSLLAMFDPLSSGEGSSTGTIVRPKVHYARPPHPPPDPPIPEASALGQETRHSLFMPHCLAQAELEHTKQRHSFPDKLVRSRSSDIVCPGRRPTSDPGLNRRVAVEERDPAGAFALGPSSSPSKDSLKGEAEDRKDSDDEKSDRNRPWWKKRFVSAIPKAPIAAFRKRDKHEKDDIIPERVPQDDPLPRQSSQTQAAEDILDKYRNIKRTSPSDGATGGASYDGTGDLCVEDSVHDSPREDPLQNVSTDDLPDSASQTAQQHDCKFSFSDAKKKLRLALCSADSVALPIMALATTRNGLPDHMDSDDNEIVCFLKIQLAEAINLQDKNQMAQIQETTRCVTRFDARTCRKLLAAIADDYRKRAPYIAYLTRCRQGLQTSQAHLERLLQRVLRDKEVANRYFTTVCVRLLLEHMEAKTLDFIKAFQGCTASDDKTAAVEDFLRYLYGAMARDAIWQYASEDQLQDAQMAIERSVMNRIFKLAFYPNLDGDSLRDQLLHEHIQRLIKVVTANHKALQIPEVYLKEAPWPSAQSEIRTINAYKTPRDKVQCVLRMCSTIMNLLSLANEDSVPGADDFVPVLVFVLIRANPPCLLSTVQYINNFYASRLSGEESYWWMQFTAAVEFIKTIDDRK, encoded by the exons ATGGTGAAGCCAGACATCCACACTCTGGCCCACCACCTGAAGCAGGAGCGGCTGTACGTGGCATCGGAGAAACTGCTGATCCAGAGGCTCAACAGTGATGTACTGAAGACAGCTGAGAGACTATACCGGACCGCATGGATTGCCAAACAGCAGAGGATCAACCTTGATCGTCTCATTCTCACCAG TGTGGAGGCCTCGCCGGCTGAATGCTGCCAACATGCCAACATGCTGGAAGACACACAGTTTGTCGATGGCTACAAGACGCTGGGCTTCCAGGAGACGATCTACGGCGAGTTCATGGCCAGGTTAAGGGAGAACCCGAGACTGGTGGCTTCCTGTCTGGTGGCTGGAGAGAAGCTGAGCCATGAGCACACCCAGGGGGTCGCCTATACAGTCTTCACCTCCCTTTATGGCAACTGTATCATGCAGGAGGATGAGAGCTACCTGCTACAG GTGTTGAGATATCTGGTCGAGTTCGAGCTGAAAGAGAGCGACAACCCTCGGCGCCTTCTGCGACGGGGAACCTGTGCCTTCAGCATCCTCTTCAAGCTCTTTTCCGAGGGCCTGTACTCGGCCAAGCTCTTCCTCACCGCTACCCTCCACGAGCCCATTATGCAGCTGCTGGTGGAAGATGAAGACCACCTGGAGATCGATCCAGCCAAGGTGACGGAGCGCCTCACTCCGGCCCAGCACGAACGCTTCGGAGAGAAGGGCTCTGAGGGCTACAAACAAAGGGTGCAGGCAGCTGTGGAGGACAATGAAGCCAAGCTGGTAGCTCTGGTCAACAAGTTTATTGGTTACCTCAAGCAGAACACCTACTGCTTTCCCCACAGCCTGCGCTGGATTGTGTCACAGATGTACAAGACTCTGTCATGTGTGGAGCGTCTCGAGGTGGGCGAGGTGCGCACCATGTGTACAGacctgctgctgacctgcttCATCTGCCCAGCTATAGTTAACCCCGAGCAGTACGGCATCATCTCGGATGCCCCCATCAATGAAGTGGCCCGCTTCAATCTAATGCAG GTGGGGCAGCTTTTGCAGCAGTTGGCCATGACCGATGACAATGCGGACCCAAGGCGTAAAAGCAGTTTGTCTAAATTTGATAAG AGCTGTGTAGCTGCCTTTCTGGATGTGGTGATCGGAGGAAGAGCAGTCGAGACCCCACCCATGTCTTCAATGAACCTTCTTGAAGGCCTCAGTCGGACTGCTGTCTATATTTCCCATAATCATCTGCTCGTGTTG GTGGACTTTGTGCGTAGTGTGATTGCAGGGGACCACCTTCGGGAGGAGGAGCACATGGCTCTGGAGAACCTGGTTGCCAACGTGCCCCAGTCTCGAACCGTGAAGAGCAACAGTCTGGAGCTCACTCCCTCCAACACCCCCCAGCTCTCCCCAGCTACCACTCCTGCCAACAAGAAGAACAGACTCCCCATAG CTGCCCGTAGCCGCAGCCGTACCAACATAGCCCAGGAGGGGGAGGCAGAGGCCAGCTCCCAGGAGTCCCTACAGGAGCTGATGCCAGAGGAGGTGCTGGTGATTTCACTAGGAACTGGTCCTCAGTCTGTCCCTGGGATGATGTCAGAGAATGAG GTGTTGAACCTGCAGATGGCTGATGGGGCCCAGGCGGATGGCCATGCTGACGATACTAAGCAGCATGGTAAACCAGACAAAACCCTTCGCTTCTCCCTCTGCAGTGACAACTTGGAAGGAATCTCAGAGG gcCCATCCAATCGGTCGaactctgtgtcctctctggACCTGGAGGGAGAGTCTGTTTCTGAGCTGGGAGCCGGACCGTCGGGGAGCAACGGGGTGGAGGCTCTACAGCTTTTGGAGCATGAACAGG CCACAACTCAGGACAACCTGGATGACAAACTGCGCAAGTTTGAGATCAGAGACATGATGGGTCTGACCGATGATCGCGACATCTCTGAGACGGTCAGCGAAACCTGGAGCACCGATGTGCTCGGCAGTGACTTTGACCCCAACATGGATGAAGATCGGCTGCAGGAAATAGCAG GGGCAGCCGCGGAGAACATGCTCGGCAGCCTGCTGTGTCTTCCTGGCTCGGGTTCAGTGCTGCTGGACCCCTTCGGCTCCACCATCTCGGAGACCACAAGCGAGGCTTGGAGCGTGGAAGTCCTTCCCAGTGACTCGG AAGCTCCGGACCTAAAACAGGAGGAGCGTCTGCAGGAGCTAGAGAGCTGTTCAGGGGTTGGCAGTACCTCCGATGACacggaggtcagagaggtcagctCGAGACCAAGCACACCAGGCCTCAGTGTTGTCTCAG GCATCAGTGCAACCTCCGAAGACATCCCCAATAAGATTGAGGACCTGCGGTCAGAGTGCAGCTCAGACTTTGGAGGGAAAGACTCTGTGACGAGTCCAGATGGGGAGGAGTCAGGCCACG GAGCAAACCATCTGACATCTCCACAGTCACAGGCCGATTCCTTACTGGCCATGTTCGATCCCCTCTCCTCCGGTGAAG GCTCCTCTACTGGAACAATAGTGAGACCCAAAGTGCACTACGCTAGGCCCCCTCACCCTCCCCCTGATCCTCCCATCCCTGAAGCCAGTGCCCTGGGGCAGGAGACGCGCCACTCTCTCTTCATGCCCCACTGCCTGGCCCAGGCTGAGCTGGAGCACACCAAGCAGCGCCACTCCTTCCCGGACAAGCTGGTTCGTAGCCGCAGCTCTGACATTGTGTGCCCAGGGCGCCGGCCCACAAGTGACCCCGGCCTTAACCGGCGGGTAGCGGTCGAAGAGCGCGACCCTGCCGGGGCCTTCGCCTTAGGACCGTCCTCGTCCCCTAGCAAGGACTCTCTCAAAGGAGAG GCTGAGGACAGAAAGGACAGTGACGACGAGAAGTCTGATCGCAACAGGCCGTGGTGGAAGAAGCGTTTTGTTTCAGCCATTCCCAAAG CTCCGATAGCTGCATTTCGGAAAAGAGACAAGCATGAGAAAGACGACATTATCCCAGAGCGTGTCCCACAAG ACGACCCATTGCCCAGACAGAGCTCTCAAACTCAGGCAGCTGAAGACATTCTGGACAAGTACAGGAACATCAAGCGGACCAGCCCGAGTGATGGAGCCACAGGTGGAGCTTCTTATGATGGTACAGGAG ATCTTTGTGTTGAGGACAGCGTCCATGACTCTCCGAGAGAAGACCCTCTGCAGAACGTTTCCACTGACGACCTCCCAGACTCAGCCAGCCAGACGGCACAGCAGCATGACTGCAAGTTCTCTTTCAG TGATGCAAAGAAGAAGTTGAGGTTGGCATTGTGTTCTGCAGACTCGGTGGCTCTGCCCATCATGGCTCTTGCCACCACACGAAACGGGCTGCCTGACCACATGGACTCTGACG ACAATGAGATCGTCTGCTTCCTGAAGATCCAGCTAGCAGAGGCCATCAACCTTCAGGATAAGAACCAGATGGCCCAAATCCAGGAGACGACGCGCTGCGTCACCCGCTTCGACGCGCGTACCTGCAGGAAGCTGCTGGCGGCCATTGCGGATGATTACAG AAAGCGGGCCCCATACATCGCCTATCTAACCAGGTGTCGTCAGGGCCTGCAGACTTCTCAGGCCCACCTGGAGAGGCTCCTCCAGAGGGTGCTGAGAGACAAGGAGGTGGCTAACCGCTACTTCACCACCGTGTGTGTCCGGCTCCTTCTTGAACACATGGAGGCTAAGACGCTTGACTTCATAAAAG CGTTCCAGGGGTGCACAGCATCGGATGACAAGACGGCAGCAGTGGAGGATTTTCTGCGTTACTTGTATGGCGCCATGGCCCGTGATGCCATTTGGCAGTACGCTAGCGAGGACCAGCTGCAGGATGCCCAGATGGCCATTGAGCGCAGCGTTATGAACCGCATCTTCAAACTGGCCTTCTACCCCAACTTGGACGGAGATAGTCTCAGAGACCA GCTTTTGCATGAACATATCCAGCGGCTCATAAAAGTTGTGACGGCCAATCATAAAGCTCTTCAAATCCCAGAG GTCTATCTGAAGGAGGCTCCCTGGCCCTCTGCTCAGTCTGAGATAAGGACCATCAATGCATACAAGACGCCAAGAGACAAAGTCCAGTGTGTACTGCGCATGTGTTCCACCATCATGAACCTCCTCAGTCTGGCCAATGAGGACTCTGTCCCCGGAGCGGACGACTTTGTCCCCGTACTTGTCTTTGTCCTCATCAGG gcAAACCCGCCCTGCCTGCTGTCCACCGTTCAGTACATCAATAATTTCTATGCCAGCCGGCTGAGTGGGGAGGAGTCCTATTGGTGGATGCAGTTCACCGCGGCGGTGGAATTCATTAAGACCATCGACGATCGCAAGTGA
- the gapvd1 gene encoding GTPase-activating protein and VPS9 domain-containing protein 1 isoform X2 → MVKPDIHTLAHHLKQERLYVASEKLLIQRLNSDVLKTAERLYRTAWIAKQQRINLDRLILTSVEASPAECCQHANMLEDTQFVDGYKTLGFQETIYGEFMARLRENPRLVASCLVAGEKLSHEHTQGVAYTVFTSLYGNCIMQEDESYLLQVLRYLVEFELKESDNPRRLLRRGTCAFSILFKLFSEGLYSAKLFLTATLHEPIMQLLVEDEDHLEIDPAKVTERLTPAQHERFGEKGSEGYKQRVQAAVEDNEAKLVALVNKFIGYLKQNTYCFPHSLRWIVSQMYKTLSCVERLEVGEVRTMCTDLLLTCFICPAIVNPEQYGIISDAPINEVARFNLMQVGQLLQQLAMTDDNADPRRKSSLSKFDKSCVAAFLDVVIGGRAVETPPMSSMNLLEGLSRTAVYISHNHLLVLVDFVRSVIAGDHLREEEHMALENLVANVPQSRTVKSNSLELTPSNTPQLSPATTPANKKNRLPIGQHLAAITSWDATASTLSAHIPLVTPFDYGFSLPAARSRSRTNIAQEGEAEASSQESLQELMPEEVLVISLGTGPQSVPGMMSENEVLNLQMADGAQADGHADDTKQHGKPDKTLRFSLCSDNLEGISEGPSNRSNSVSSLDLEGESVSELGAGPSGSNGVEALQLLEHEQATTQDNLDDKLRKFEIRDMMGLTDDRDISETVSETWSTDVLGSDFDPNMDEDRLQEIAGAAAENMLGSLLCLPGSGSVLLDPFGSTISETTSEAWSVEVLPSDSGRDPEAPDLKQEERLQELESCSGVGSTSDDTEVREVSSRPSTPGLSVVSGISATSEDIPNKIEDLRSECSSDFGGKDSVTSPDGEESGHGANHLTSPQSQADSLLAMFDPLSSGEGSSTGTIVRPKVHYARPPHPPPDPPIPEASALGQETRHSLFMPHCLAQAELEHTKQRHSFPDKLVRSRSSDIVCPGRRPTSDPGLNRRVAVEERDPAGAFALGPSSSPSKDSLKGEAEDRKDSDDEKSDRNRPWWKKRFVSAIPKVLYWTAESDVPAPIAAFRKRDKHEKDDIIPERVPQDDPLPRQSSQTQAAEDILDKYRNIKRTSPSDGATGGASYDGTGDLCVEDSVHDSPREDPLQNVSTDDLPDSASQTAQQHDCKFSFSDAKKKLRLALCSADSVALPIMALATTRNGLPDHMDSDDNEIVCFLKIQLAEAINLQDKNQMAQIQETTRCVTRFDARTCRKLLAAIADDYRKRAPYIAYLTRCRQGLQTSQAHLERLLQRVLRDKEVANRYFTTVCVRLLLEHMEAKTLDFIKAFQGCTASDDKTAAVEDFLRYLYGAMARDAIWQYASEDQLQDAQMAIERSVMNRIFKLAFYPNLDGDSLRDQLLHEHIQRLIKVVTANHKALQIPEVYLKEAPWPSAQSEIRTINAYKTPRDKVQCVLRMCSTIMNLLSLANEDSVPGADDFVPVLVFVLIRANPPCLLSTVQYINNFYASRLSGEESYWWMQFTAAVEFIKTIDDRK, encoded by the exons ATGGTGAAGCCAGACATCCACACTCTGGCCCACCACCTGAAGCAGGAGCGGCTGTACGTGGCATCGGAGAAACTGCTGATCCAGAGGCTCAACAGTGATGTACTGAAGACAGCTGAGAGACTATACCGGACCGCATGGATTGCCAAACAGCAGAGGATCAACCTTGATCGTCTCATTCTCACCAG TGTGGAGGCCTCGCCGGCTGAATGCTGCCAACATGCCAACATGCTGGAAGACACACAGTTTGTCGATGGCTACAAGACGCTGGGCTTCCAGGAGACGATCTACGGCGAGTTCATGGCCAGGTTAAGGGAGAACCCGAGACTGGTGGCTTCCTGTCTGGTGGCTGGAGAGAAGCTGAGCCATGAGCACACCCAGGGGGTCGCCTATACAGTCTTCACCTCCCTTTATGGCAACTGTATCATGCAGGAGGATGAGAGCTACCTGCTACAG GTGTTGAGATATCTGGTCGAGTTCGAGCTGAAAGAGAGCGACAACCCTCGGCGCCTTCTGCGACGGGGAACCTGTGCCTTCAGCATCCTCTTCAAGCTCTTTTCCGAGGGCCTGTACTCGGCCAAGCTCTTCCTCACCGCTACCCTCCACGAGCCCATTATGCAGCTGCTGGTGGAAGATGAAGACCACCTGGAGATCGATCCAGCCAAGGTGACGGAGCGCCTCACTCCGGCCCAGCACGAACGCTTCGGAGAGAAGGGCTCTGAGGGCTACAAACAAAGGGTGCAGGCAGCTGTGGAGGACAATGAAGCCAAGCTGGTAGCTCTGGTCAACAAGTTTATTGGTTACCTCAAGCAGAACACCTACTGCTTTCCCCACAGCCTGCGCTGGATTGTGTCACAGATGTACAAGACTCTGTCATGTGTGGAGCGTCTCGAGGTGGGCGAGGTGCGCACCATGTGTACAGacctgctgctgacctgcttCATCTGCCCAGCTATAGTTAACCCCGAGCAGTACGGCATCATCTCGGATGCCCCCATCAATGAAGTGGCCCGCTTCAATCTAATGCAG GTGGGGCAGCTTTTGCAGCAGTTGGCCATGACCGATGACAATGCGGACCCAAGGCGTAAAAGCAGTTTGTCTAAATTTGATAAG AGCTGTGTAGCTGCCTTTCTGGATGTGGTGATCGGAGGAAGAGCAGTCGAGACCCCACCCATGTCTTCAATGAACCTTCTTGAAGGCCTCAGTCGGACTGCTGTCTATATTTCCCATAATCATCTGCTCGTGTTG GTGGACTTTGTGCGTAGTGTGATTGCAGGGGACCACCTTCGGGAGGAGGAGCACATGGCTCTGGAGAACCTGGTTGCCAACGTGCCCCAGTCTCGAACCGTGAAGAGCAACAGTCTGGAGCTCACTCCCTCCAACACCCCCCAGCTCTCCCCAGCTACCACTCCTGCCAACAAGAAGAACAGACTCCCCATAG GACAACACTTAGCCGCTATAACATCCTGGGACGCCACAGCCAGCACTCTGTCTGCCCACATTCCATTAGTAACCCCTTTCG ACTATGGCTTTTCATTACCAG CTGCCCGTAGCCGCAGCCGTACCAACATAGCCCAGGAGGGGGAGGCAGAGGCCAGCTCCCAGGAGTCCCTACAGGAGCTGATGCCAGAGGAGGTGCTGGTGATTTCACTAGGAACTGGTCCTCAGTCTGTCCCTGGGATGATGTCAGAGAATGAG GTGTTGAACCTGCAGATGGCTGATGGGGCCCAGGCGGATGGCCATGCTGACGATACTAAGCAGCATGGTAAACCAGACAAAACCCTTCGCTTCTCCCTCTGCAGTGACAACTTGGAAGGAATCTCAGAGG gcCCATCCAATCGGTCGaactctgtgtcctctctggACCTGGAGGGAGAGTCTGTTTCTGAGCTGGGAGCCGGACCGTCGGGGAGCAACGGGGTGGAGGCTCTACAGCTTTTGGAGCATGAACAGG CCACAACTCAGGACAACCTGGATGACAAACTGCGCAAGTTTGAGATCAGAGACATGATGGGTCTGACCGATGATCGCGACATCTCTGAGACGGTCAGCGAAACCTGGAGCACCGATGTGCTCGGCAGTGACTTTGACCCCAACATGGATGAAGATCGGCTGCAGGAAATAGCAG GGGCAGCCGCGGAGAACATGCTCGGCAGCCTGCTGTGTCTTCCTGGCTCGGGTTCAGTGCTGCTGGACCCCTTCGGCTCCACCATCTCGGAGACCACAAGCGAGGCTTGGAGCGTGGAAGTCCTTCCCAGTGACTCGGGTAGGGATCCAG AAGCTCCGGACCTAAAACAGGAGGAGCGTCTGCAGGAGCTAGAGAGCTGTTCAGGGGTTGGCAGTACCTCCGATGACacggaggtcagagaggtcagctCGAGACCAAGCACACCAGGCCTCAGTGTTGTCTCAG GCATCAGTGCAACCTCCGAAGACATCCCCAATAAGATTGAGGACCTGCGGTCAGAGTGCAGCTCAGACTTTGGAGGGAAAGACTCTGTGACGAGTCCAGATGGGGAGGAGTCAGGCCACG GAGCAAACCATCTGACATCTCCACAGTCACAGGCCGATTCCTTACTGGCCATGTTCGATCCCCTCTCCTCCGGTGAAG GCTCCTCTACTGGAACAATAGTGAGACCCAAAGTGCACTACGCTAGGCCCCCTCACCCTCCCCCTGATCCTCCCATCCCTGAAGCCAGTGCCCTGGGGCAGGAGACGCGCCACTCTCTCTTCATGCCCCACTGCCTGGCCCAGGCTGAGCTGGAGCACACCAAGCAGCGCCACTCCTTCCCGGACAAGCTGGTTCGTAGCCGCAGCTCTGACATTGTGTGCCCAGGGCGCCGGCCCACAAGTGACCCCGGCCTTAACCGGCGGGTAGCGGTCGAAGAGCGCGACCCTGCCGGGGCCTTCGCCTTAGGACCGTCCTCGTCCCCTAGCAAGGACTCTCTCAAAGGAGAG GCTGAGGACAGAAAGGACAGTGACGACGAGAAGTCTGATCGCAACAGGCCGTGGTGGAAGAAGCGTTTTGTTTCAGCCATTCCCAAAG TGCTGTATTGGACGGCTGAGAGTGATGTCCCAG CTCCGATAGCTGCATTTCGGAAAAGAGACAAGCATGAGAAAGACGACATTATCCCAGAGCGTGTCCCACAAG ACGACCCATTGCCCAGACAGAGCTCTCAAACTCAGGCAGCTGAAGACATTCTGGACAAGTACAGGAACATCAAGCGGACCAGCCCGAGTGATGGAGCCACAGGTGGAGCTTCTTATGATGGTACAGGAG ATCTTTGTGTTGAGGACAGCGTCCATGACTCTCCGAGAGAAGACCCTCTGCAGAACGTTTCCACTGACGACCTCCCAGACTCAGCCAGCCAGACGGCACAGCAGCATGACTGCAAGTTCTCTTTCAG TGATGCAAAGAAGAAGTTGAGGTTGGCATTGTGTTCTGCAGACTCGGTGGCTCTGCCCATCATGGCTCTTGCCACCACACGAAACGGGCTGCCTGACCACATGGACTCTGACG ACAATGAGATCGTCTGCTTCCTGAAGATCCAGCTAGCAGAGGCCATCAACCTTCAGGATAAGAACCAGATGGCCCAAATCCAGGAGACGACGCGCTGCGTCACCCGCTTCGACGCGCGTACCTGCAGGAAGCTGCTGGCGGCCATTGCGGATGATTACAG AAAGCGGGCCCCATACATCGCCTATCTAACCAGGTGTCGTCAGGGCCTGCAGACTTCTCAGGCCCACCTGGAGAGGCTCCTCCAGAGGGTGCTGAGAGACAAGGAGGTGGCTAACCGCTACTTCACCACCGTGTGTGTCCGGCTCCTTCTTGAACACATGGAGGCTAAGACGCTTGACTTCATAAAAG CGTTCCAGGGGTGCACAGCATCGGATGACAAGACGGCAGCAGTGGAGGATTTTCTGCGTTACTTGTATGGCGCCATGGCCCGTGATGCCATTTGGCAGTACGCTAGCGAGGACCAGCTGCAGGATGCCCAGATGGCCATTGAGCGCAGCGTTATGAACCGCATCTTCAAACTGGCCTTCTACCCCAACTTGGACGGAGATAGTCTCAGAGACCA GCTTTTGCATGAACATATCCAGCGGCTCATAAAAGTTGTGACGGCCAATCATAAAGCTCTTCAAATCCCAGAG GTCTATCTGAAGGAGGCTCCCTGGCCCTCTGCTCAGTCTGAGATAAGGACCATCAATGCATACAAGACGCCAAGAGACAAAGTCCAGTGTGTACTGCGCATGTGTTCCACCATCATGAACCTCCTCAGTCTGGCCAATGAGGACTCTGTCCCCGGAGCGGACGACTTTGTCCCCGTACTTGTCTTTGTCCTCATCAGG gcAAACCCGCCCTGCCTGCTGTCCACCGTTCAGTACATCAATAATTTCTATGCCAGCCGGCTGAGTGGGGAGGAGTCCTATTGGTGGATGCAGTTCACCGCGGCGGTGGAATTCATTAAGACCATCGACGATCGCAAGTGA